The Bernardetia sp. ABR2-2B DNA window ATTATGGCTATCAAGGAATTATGTCTGTTGTAGATGCTCTCCTTGACCGTAAAGACGTAGTTGTTTATGATTCTGAATCACACGCTTGTATCTTAGATGGACTTAGAATGAGCCTTGCCAAACGTTATGTTTTTCCTCACAATAATATCGAAAATTGTGAAAAGCAATTAGAAAGAGCGACTAAATATGTAGAAAATACAGGAGGAGCAATTTTGGTAATCACAGAAGGTGTCTTTGGAATGCTTGGCGACCAAGGTAAATTAAAAGAAATTGTTGAGCTTCGTAAAAAATATAACTTCCGTATGCTTGTAGATGATGCTCATGGCTTCGGCACAATGGGCGAAACAGGAATCGGAACAGGAGAAGCACAAGGCGTTCAAGATGAAATTGATATTTATTTCTCTACATTTGCCAAATCTATGGCAAGTATTGGAGCGTTCGTTTCAGGTCCAGAAGACGTAATTAATTATTTGCGTTATAATATGCGCTCTCAGATTTATGCCAAAACATTGCCTATGCCACTTGTAGTAGGTAATATGAAACGTTTGGAAATGCTTCGTACTATGCCAGAGCTAAAGGACAATCTTTGGAAGGTCGTACGTGCGCTTCAAGACGGATTGCGTGAAAATGGATTCAATATCGGAGAAACAGATTCGCCAGTTACACCCGTATTTTTGAGTGGTGGAAATAATGAAGCAGGTAATCTTATCATTGACCTTCGTGAAAATTATTTTATTTTCTGTTCAGTCGTGATTTATCCAGTTGTTCCTAAAGATGTAATTATGCTTCGTCTTATTCCGACGGCAGCACATACATTAGAAGACGTAAATCAAACTATTGAGGCATTCAAAGCTGTTTCTGATAAGCTCAAAAATGGAGTTTATGCAAATAACGAAATTAGTGCTGCCATCTAATATAATTGGTATTTATCTATTACTATTCTTATTTTCCTAAAATTAGGATTTATAGTATATTTATTTACTAACTAATTGCTTTTCAAGTTGTTAAGCTATTATTTAGTTATCAAAAATAAAAAAAACAATTTTCTATTTGAGAAATATATAACTAAAATCAAAAAAAAACACCTCAAAACGCTGTTTTTGATAGTTTTGTTAGTATATTGTCCCTTAAATAGAGCTATAAAGGCATTTTGCCTTATGTTCATTTTGCTTTTAAAAGCATTTTTTAAAATTAAATTTATAACCTTCAATTTACTTTTCACTATGGGTCGTTATCAAGAAGTCGAAGACTTAATTACAGCATTAAAAGAAGATTTTTCTAAATTCTACGATAAAGAAAATCAAGCAGCAGGAACTCGTATCCGTAAAGGAATGCAAGAACTTAAAAAAGTTGCTCAAGAAATCCGTACTGAAGTACAGGAAACTAAAAACAAACGTACTGAAGCTGCTAAAAAGTAATTTTTACTTTAAAGAAACTTCTTTACTCTTGTTATGAGAAAAACCATTTCTATTTTTTATAGAAGTGGTTTTTTGTTTTGGGTTTTCTAATGCACCTTTTCATCTTCCAAACTATCATCAGCATCAAGTTCTAGGGTAGCATGATGAACAGAATGGTGTAGAAGTTTGTGCCTAATTACTAATTTTAGTCGTTCCCAACGTTGGAGTGGTGTTTCTATATTATTATTTTCAAAAATATATTTCTTCAAAACGATATGAACAGTTAGTGCATTTTCTGTGCTACTCAATGCCCAAACATGCATGTGATGAACAGTTTCTATTTCCTCTATTTCTAAAAGAGATTCTTTTATTTCTTTTATTTTTATGCTGCTCGGAACACCATCTAAGACTAAACGAATACTTTCATTAAAGAGATTCCAAGTCGAAATCAAAACAACAACTGCAATTACAAGACTAATAATAGGGTCTATAATTGTCCACCCTGTAAAATAAATAATCGTTCCTGCGACTACTACTCCCACCGAAACGAGCGCATCAACAAGCAAATGTAGAAAAGCCCCTTTTACATTAATATCATCTTTTTGTCCTTTAAAAAATAAAAAAGCAGAAACTGTATTTATCAAAACGCCAATTGCAGAAACTACAATAATCGTTGTGCCAGTCAAAGAAGAAGGAGTTGTAAAACGTTCAATGGCTTCATAAATAATCCCTCCAGCCACAGCCACAAGCAAAACCGAATTGATAAGAGAAGCCAACAAAGAAGCTTTTTTGAATCCGTACGTATAACTCAAAGTAGCCGTTTTTTTAGCAAGTTTCATTCCTATAAGAGCCAAAATAAGACTTCCCACATCGCTCAAATTATGAGTTGCATCTGATAAAAGAGCCAAAGAATTGGTAGAGTATCCATAAACAAACTCAATAACTGTAAAAATAATATTGAGAATAATACCGATATAAAAGGCTGAATTGATATTTTCCAAACTTTTAGGAGCATGTTCGTGGCTATGTCCTGTATGATTATGAGTGTGTGAGTGTGACATAAATTGAAGTTTAAAAAAATGGAATAAAGTATATTATACTCTCAAAAGTAAAAAATAAGCAGCGCAATTTTGTTACATTGATGTTATATTAATAGAATTTGGCTTAATTTTGTTGATTATCTATTTTTAGTTTTGATATTACTTTTTCCCTTCTAATTCTTTGCTAATGACTATTTTTTTACGTTTATATTCTGTTTTTGAAAATCATATTCTCAAAAACTCTGTTTTCAGTTTTCTTTTTCTATTTTTATTATTTTATTCTTTTGAAGGAGTTGCTCAATTTTCGACGATTTTAGAGGGAAAAATAGCTCCCGCTTCTTCATACGAATTAGTCATAGAATATCAATACCAGTATTTGACATATCAACCCAAAAGACAACTTCTTACGACAAATGAAAAAGGAGAGTTTAATTTTACTATTCCTCTAAAAAAATCTACTTGGATTTTGTGGAAATGTAAAGATAAACAAGGGCAAGTTTATCTACACGTAGGGGATAGCTTGAATATGCAAGTAGAATTAGGAGCTTTACCTTATGGAACAAAATTCTCTGGATTGGGAGCTGCCGAAAACAACTTTCTGCAAAAATGGGAAATAGAGTTTGGTAATAGTTTGAAAAGTGCTTTGTATCCAAAGAAATATAAAAACTTAAATGAAAAGAACTTTAAAAATGAAGTAGAGAAATTACGTAAAAATCAGTTCAAATTATTAGAGGAAACGATAGGAAAAAAACCTCTTTCAGATGATTTTATTTTAGCAATGGAACAAAAAATCACTTATGAAAATGCAAATCATTTGGCAGAATATTCTGTTTTACATGCTTTTCTGAATGACAAAGCCCCACAGGTTTTGTCTAAAGAATATTACTCTTTTTTTGAAGAGACGATTATTCAAAGTCCTTCTGCACTCAATCAACCTGCTTATTTGCGTTTTTTGAGGAACTATTTAGAATTTCGTTATACTCAATCTCATAAAGAAACATCTCTAAAAGCCTATTCAGATTTGTATTATCCATTTCTTTTCGAAATCACAGAAAATGAACTTTTAGGAAGCGTACAGGCTCATGCACAGGCTATCTTGATTATGGAATTAATTCAATTAAAAAATAAGCAAGGAAATGAAGATGTATATAAAAACTACCTTGAAAAATATTTAGAGAAACATAAAGAAGACAAATCAGCTTCTATTCTGAATCAATTTGTAGAGAAAATCGAGAAAATACAAGTGGGAAAACTAGCTCCTAATTTTTCGTTACAAGATATAACTGGCGCAACTATAAAACTATCTGACTTTAGAGGAAAAATAGTTTACTTATTCTTTAGTTCATTAGAGAATGAATTTACAGAAAATCATTTACAAGGTTTTGAATATCTCAATAACCAACTAGATAATCAAACTGAAAAAAAATCAAATGAAGTAGTTTTCCTTTGGGTTCAAACATCAAAATTAACTTCTTCAATTTCAAATAAAAAAATAGAAGAGAAATTTAAAAAATTGAATATTACCTCCTTAGCTTGTTATTTTTCGGATACTTTAGGATATAATCTGAATGGTTTGCCAACAGCTTTTTTGATAGACAAGAAAGGTAAATTAGCTTATTCTACAACAAAACTTCCTTCTGATGTAGGGCTGTTAGAAGATATTAATTATTTATTGAATAACCGTTAAACACTCTCAATATTAGCTGTTCTAATAAGTTTTTCTTTATCTAAAATTTTGATTTGTTTTCCCTTTAATTCTATAATTTTGTCAGTATTAAGCTCTGAAAGATAGCGAATAGCACTTTCGGTAGCCGTTCCGACAAGATTTGCTATTTCTTCTCTGCTCAACCGAACATCAATGATTTGTGGTTTTTCTTTATCTTGATAGCGACTATGAAGTAATAAAAGCACTTCTGCAAGACGTTCTCTAACTGATTTTTGCATCCAGTTTGTGAGACGTTTTTCCATATCTTGCGTGTCATGTGCCATTATTTGCATCATTTTTCTAGGAAAATCTTTATTTTCATCTAGCAGTTCTGAAAAGGTAGACGTTGGTAAAAAACAAACCACAGCATCATCTAAAGCTTCTGCCGAAACGTTATAAGGCATTTGACTAAGAAGCGAATTATAACCCAAAACATCACCACCAGAAACTATTTTGACAATTTGTTCTTTTCCATCAATTCCCAACTTTGTCAGTTTTACTTTTCCTTCATAAATACAATGTATGCCAATAGCACGAGAACCTTCAGAAAATAGATTTTGTCCTCGTTTGTAAAAATTGCAGCCTTTATTAACTGAAATAGTTTCGACTTCTTCTTCTGACAAATCACAAAAAACCGATGCTGTACGCTTGGGGCAAGTTTCACATTTTGGAAATTCAATTGTCTTCTTTCTCATATATTGGTTCAATTTTAGTCTTTGTTTCAATTTGTTTCTAAAATAGACAATAAAAGATGAAACTTCAAGCTACAATTTTCAGTTCTAGTATATTTCTACACAAAAAACTTGATACTTTAATATACTACTTTGTAGAAGGCAGAATATTGAAGTATCAAGTTGTTAAAACTAATCTTATAAATACTTATTAAAAGTTATCATGGTTTGTTACAGGTAGTTTAGACATCTTGTCTGAACATAAGAAAACAGCCATACTACTAGACATTTTTACTAAATAGGTCAGTCCCAAAGGGCAGACCATTTATTGAAACTAGAAACACACAAAATATCACTACAAACGGTCTGCTCTACGAGGCTGACCTACATGAAAATAAAGAACCAATAGCTTTTGTATAGTAGTATGGAAAACAGCCTTTATTTATCTCAGTCAGTTTGGAAGACTGATATACAAAAAAAACTGTGATAACGCTCATTCTAACAAAAAACAAAATGAACTTACTGAAAATTGTCCAAAGTTTAGAAAACAAAACAGACCAAAAACGTTTTGAGTTTATCATTGATTTCTTGACAGAAAATGAAATAAAATATCAAATTCATAATTATAAGACAGGAAAAAATATAATTATCAAGACAAATGAAAACGGAGAAACAGACAAGCCTTATATCGGAATAAGTTCGCATTTTGATGTTGTTCCTAATTCGGGTGGCGCAAATGATAATGCAACTTCGATAGCTGTTTGTTTAGATATTTTAATGAAGATAAAAAACGAACTAAATAGAAATCCTTCTTTTTTAGAAAATCTAGATTTTGATATAACTGTTTTTATTTTTGATGAAGAAGAAAGACAGCTTTTAGGTTCAAGAGCTTATGTAATGGAATATGGAAGACAAGAAATACGAAAAGGAAAACTAATTGGGCTTATAAATCTTGAAATGTTGGGACAGGGAGACAAATTAGCACTTTGGAATTTAGAGAACGCTATAAACGGGAGCAAAAATAAGGAAACAAGAAAATTACTAAAAACATTAGAAAAAACAGCCAAAGAGAATGGTATTTTCACAAAACGTTTTGATAAAATTGTTACTAATTCGGCAGACCACGTTAGTTTCAGACACGCAAAACTTCAAGATGCCTTTACCATTACATCTATTTCTCAAAAGGATATAGATATTTCTTACCAGTATTACGAAGCACAAGAAAAGGGAGAGAGTTTTTTCAAATTAGAAGAAATTATAAGTCAAGCTCCTATTTTTGAGCATTATCACAAACCAAGCGATGTGAGTGAACATTTAAATGAAAGAAGTATGCAAAGAGTGTCTGATTTAATTTGGGAAACATTACAGAATTTTTGAATAGGAAAATATTGTAACTGATTAGCGAGAGATTTATATGATTAAATATAAGATAACACAACTGAAACTGACTCAATAAATTAAAATCTTATTTACAAATAATCTTATTTTTTAGAGTATATTTGTTTTAACTTAGAAGTTGTTTAAGAATGGGTTTTATAGGTATGTTTGTTGGTGTCGCTTCGCTAAAACACCAACAAAAGCAGTGTTATTTTTCCTTAGAACTGGGTTTGCAACCCAAGTCTAAGAAAAAACGAGTATTCTTAAACAGCTTCTTAGTATCTATAAACTCTTGATTTTTCATTTCAAAATTTTCCAAAAAACTTACTAGTAATTGATTACAACCAAACTCCCAAAAGTAGGCACAACTATTTTTACTGTCATGTCTGCACTTGCTCAAAAACATAATGCAATCAATCTTTCACAAGGTTTTCCTGATTTTAAAGTCAATGAAAATTTGGTAAAAGAAGTAACAAAGGCAATGAATAGTAATTTTAATCAGTATGCTCCAATGGCTGGTTTTATGCCTTTACGTGAACAAATTGCTCAAAAAACAGAAAAAATCTATGCCATCTCTCCAAACCCTGATACTGAAATTACGGTTCTTTCGGGAGCTTCGGAGGGAATTTTTGCTGCTATTGCTGCCACAGTTAGAGAAAATGACGAGGTAATTATTTTCGAACCTGCCTATGATTTGTATGTTCCTGCTGTTGAGCTTCAAGGTGGAGTTGTAAGGCATGTTTCTCTATCTGCACCTAGTTTCAGACCCGATTTTGAACAGCTCAAACGTATTATTTCTCCAAAAACTCGTTTGATTGTCTTCAATACGCCACACAATCCAACAGGAACAACATGGACGAGAGAAGATTTGAAAACTCTGGATTCGCTTTTAGAAGGAAGCAATATTTTGGTTATTAGTGATGAGGTATATGAGCATCTTGTTTTTGATAATCAGAAACATCAAAGTGTTCTTTCTTACCCAAACCTAAGAAAACGTTCATTTGCTGTTTTTTCGTTTGGCAAAACTTTTCATGCAACAGGCTGGAAAGTAGGTTATGTGATTGCACCCAAAGAACTTACTGCTGAACTTCGAAAAATTCATCAATATATTACTTTTAGCACCGTTACACCAATTCAAGTTGCGCTATCAGAGTTTTTGAAAGAGGAAGAAAATTACATTCATTTAGCTCAATTCTATCAAGAAAAAAGAGATTATTTATGTAAACTTTTAGCTCAAACTAATTTTACTTTCACTCCCACTCAAGGAACTTATTTTCAGCTCGTAGATTATTCTAAAATATCTGACCAAAAAGACACTGATTTTGCCATTTGGCTAACTGAAAATATAGGTGTTGCAAGTATTCCTATTTCTCCTTTTTATCAAAATTCAACTAATAATTCAGCCAAAATACTACGTCTTTGCTTTGCAAAAAATAATGAAACATTAGAAAAAGCTGTGGAGAAATTGGGTAAACTATAAATAATTTGCGCTCTTAAATCGCCAAATCATCTTCAATAGATTCTGTTTTTTCTTTGTTTTGTCTAGCCAATACGGCAAAGCCAAAGGTAAGAACACCAACACGTCCTACAAACATCAAACAGATAACTATTATTTTCCCTGCATTACTTAAATCTCCAGTTATCCCCATACTTACACCTACTGTACCAAGTGCAGAAGCTGTTTCAAAGACTATTTTATCTAAAGAATGAACTTCTGTAAAAGAAAGTAGAAAAGTTGCTAAGAAAATAATGCTCGTATAAAGAATAAACGTAGAAGTAGCTACATAAAGCCTTTCAAAAGGAATTGTTCTGTTTAAAAAATTGATGCGCTTATCTCCTCTCAATCTACTCCAAAGGATAGAAAGCATAGCCGTAAGTGTCGTAATTTTCATTCCTCCTGCTGTTCCAGATGGAGAAGCTCCTACATACATCAAAAAAACAGTTAAAACAATCATAGGCATTGCCAAACTCCCCAAAGGAATTGTATTAAACCCTACGGTTGTCATGGCAGTCATAGCTTGAAAAAAAGAAGCAAGTAATCGTTTATCCCAAGGAAGCGACATTACCAAAGGTTCAGCAAAATAGAAAAATAGTGTTCCTGCTGAAAGAAGAATAGCAAAACCATAGAAAATAATTTTTGTGGTAAATGTTATTTTGTCGGACTTTCCTCTTATTCTGTTCCAAATATCTGTAACCACAATAAAACCCATAGAACCCGTGATGGCAAGAATAGAAATGACAACATTTATAAAAACATTATCTCTCATAGACTCAAAACTATCTCCAAAAAGAGCAAAACCAGCCGTACAGAATGCCGAAACACTATGATAAATACCACTCCATAGTGCTTCTCCAAATTCCATCCCTTGATTCATGAAAGAAATCATAAAACAAACTGCTCCAAAGGTTTCCATGATAATGGTAAAAAATATAACAGAGGGAATAAAATCTTGAATCATGAAACCTTTTGGTAACGCAAATGAAGCGTTTACCATTTTCTCATGCCAAGGTGTGATTTTTCTAGTCGTAGAAAGTAGATAATAAGTTGTCAAAGACATATAGCCAATTCCTCCTACTTGAAAGAGAAGCATAATTACAAACTGTCCTCCAATATTATACGAATCGAAGACGCTAATCGTAACAAGTCCAGTAGTGGAAACAGCAGAAGCAGAGATGAAAAGATTATCTAAAAAACCTGTATCTTGTTTATGTAGAAATGGCAAACTCAAAAGCAACCAACCCAGTAAAATATATGCCAAAAAACCTAGCATAATATTGAACTGAGGTGATTTGCTATCTCTCAAATATTGATAGTAAAAAAATACACTCTTCATTTTGAATCAAATAAAAATGATAGTTAAAAAAATGAATAAATCTGTCTAATAAGTAAAAAGTGTTCTAAAATGTTTATGATTTATTAAATTATTATTCGATAACTTACTCTTTTATTGCCATCATAAGTCCATCACGCAAAGGTAAAAGCATACTAAAAGTACGATTGTCTATTTTATTTTTTTTGTTATACTCTATTAATGCCCTAGTATCTTTATCATTTTTCTTTAGTTCTGAATCATCTTTTAATACTTTACCACTCCAAAGTACATTATCAGCTATTATAATTCCTCCTTTTCTGACTTTATCAAAAACTAAGTCATAATACAGTCCATAATTAGACTTATCAGCATCGATAAAAACCATATCCCATTCTTCATTTTCTATTAGAATTGTCGGAATAATGTCAGCAGCATTTCCCAAATGCAGCCTTACTTTGTCTTTCAAACCTGCTTTCTCTACAAACTCTCTTGTAATGCTTTCTTGCTCTACATTATTATCAATAGTATGTAAAACTCCATTTTCTTGTAAACCCTGTGCTAAACAGATAGCAGAATACCCTGTATAAGTTCCGATTTCAAGAATACGTTTTGGTTGTATCAGCCTTGAAATCATTTGTAAAAAATTTCCCTGCAAGTGTCCAGAAAGCATACGAGGCTTGTTGGCTCTCAAATGCGTTTGTCGGTCTAGTTCTTTTAAAACGGGTAGTTCATCTTGAGAATGTGCTAAAGCATAGTTTTCTAGGTCTTGTAGTAGTTCTGGTGGTAGAAAATCCATTTTTATTTAATTACGAATGAAAAATTACGAATTACGAATGAAATGAAGTATTTTTGAAGACTAAAATATAATTTCAAAATTATCAACCAAACTGAATGTTTATTAAAAGTATTCACCTTACTCATTTCCGAAATCACGAAGATACAAAATCTACTTTTGAAGAACACATAAACTGTTTGGTTGGCAAAAACGGAAGTGGAAAAACAAACCTTTTAGACGGAATTTATTATCTCTGTATTGGTCGTGGTGCGTTTAGTTACACCGATACACAACACTTGCAACATGGAAAGACTTTTTTTTCGTTGAAAGGAACTTTTGATAAAGAAAATAGAAAAAATACGGTTCATTGTATTGTAGAAAAAGGAAAACAGAAAGTTATAAAACTCAATAACAAACCTTATCCAAAAATAAGCGAACATGTTGGAAATTTCCCTTGTGTTTTACTTGCTCCCAACGATACTGATTTGATAAGAGAAGGCAGCGAACTTCGTCGCAATTTTTTTGATACCATTATTTCTCAAATTCATAAAAACTATATTCAGTTACTGATAAAACAAAAGCAGATTTTAAAACAACGAAACCAACTTTTGAAAGATGCTGACCAGCAAGAGAGTTTTTTAAAAAAAGATGTTTTAGAGATTTATAATGCACAGCTTTTACCTATTTTTTCAGAAATTCATCGTTTTAGAAGTGATTTTATAAAAGAATTTATGCCTATTTTTTCAGAAATTTATGCAGCTTTGGCAGATGAAAAAATGACCATAAACTATCGTTCACACCTTACAGAAGAAGAAAAAAGCGAACGTTCAAAGAAGAAAGTCCTCAGTTTTGAAGAAGTATTTAAAGGAAATTTGCTCAAAGATTTGATTTTACAACGAACTGAAAAGGGAACTCACCGAGACGATTACAAATTCTTATTAAGAAAAAAAACATTGAAACATTATGGCTCACAAGGACAGCAAAAATCCTTTGTCATTGCTTTAAAATTAGCTACTTTTTCTATTATTTATAATCAAACACAGATAAAACCAATCTTACTCTTAGATGATATTTTTGATAAGCTAGACGAAACCAGAATTAAAAACCTCTTAAAGCTCCTTTCAAAATCTGATTTCGGACAAGTATTTGTAACCGATGCAAGACCAGAGAGAACAAGAAAACTACTAGATTCTTTTGGCAGACCGATTGCTTTTTTTGAAGTGAAAGATGGGAGTATTGTAAATGATGAATGATAAATATATATACTTTGAAATTTTATTTAAAGTCGTTAGATTGTATTTTATTAGACACTTTAATTAGGAAAGAAGCAAATGTAATTTATCAAAAACTTTAAGTGAATGAAACTTAACCCTTTTAGAAAAAATAGAAAAAACAAAATAGACTTTAATCTTCCAAAGGTTTACCGAACAAAAACCATTAGAGGAGTATCAATGCCTGGTATCATTAGAAATGGAACTCATTTTTTTGTTGATTTAGAAGTGTACGAAGATGGACGTGTGGAATGCTGGAACTTTGAAGATTTTGAACACTTTAAAAAGGATGTAAAGAGAGGCTGGGTTTCAGTTAGTATTCCTAACAGAGAAAACATATCAATTCATGGTCTTGGTAGCTGGAGTATAAATGATGGTATTTGGATACACAACAAAGAATCATTTATTGATTATGTATGGTCAGTTATCAAATACCTAAACCCAAACTTAGATAACCTGTATAGTTATTCAGAAAAAAGGGAAAACAACATTATAATTGGTGAGAGTGGGAAAGGTAAAATTTATAAGGAAAATAAAAGAATTCCTGACGACCCTTTTCCTAAAAAGGTAATAGGAAAGGGAGCTAATCTGTTCCTAAAAGATAAAGAAGATAAATATCATTTAATAAGATTAGATATTTATAATGAAGAGTCTATAATAGTCAGCCGACTTGAAAAATCTTTTGAAATAACATTGGCTCAGCTTGAACAAATGATTTTAGAAGGAAAATTATTATCTGAACTACCAAATGGAGTGCAAGTAAATATTTTGGGACTAGGAAACTTCAAAGTAGAAGAAAAACAGTACGCTACGAGAATATCAGAAAAACTACTTGAAATAAAAGACACCATCAGAAAACTGGAAGGAAAGCCTTCAACTATTGAAACATGTATAAAAATACATCAACAATACACTGCAAACCCCACTAATGATTTAAGAGAACAACTAAAAGAGGCTTATGAAAATATTCCTGAACATGAACGAGCTTATGTAGGTGACATGGATGTGAAAGACACAATAATTAGAATGATAATATATGGAGAACAGGAAATAGAGAACTGGTCACATTATCAACTTGCAAAGAGAATGGGAGAAGAACTTCCTTCTATCAGTATTCCAAAACCAAAAAACGATTAAAAAAATAAATTTAATGTTGATTGAAAAATTCTCGTCTTTGTTGGTCACCGTAACGCCAAGTCGAAACTAAAAACCAACAACGGCATTGAACTTTACTTGATAGTTTATATTTGCACAATTTCAACGTAATTTTTAATTCGTAATTCGTAATTAATGAAATTAATTCCCCACCCCATTTTATGCAATTACTACCTTACTTATCGCTGCAATGCAACGTGTAGTTTTTGTGATATTTGGGAAAAACCATCGCCTTTTGTAAAGGTAGAAAATGTAGAAAAAAACCTTTCAGACCTTAAAAAATTAGGCGTAAAGGTAATCGACTTTACAGGGGGAGAACCACTTTTACATCCACAATTAGACACTTTTTTAGAGATTGCTAAGAAGAAAAAGTTTATAACAACTGTTACTACAAACGGAATTCGTTATCCAAAACTAGCCGAAAAACTCAAAGGAAAAATAGATATGTTGCATTTTTCTTTAGATGCAGCCGACAGAGAAACACACGACAAAATGCGTGGCGTAAAGTGTTTTGATAAAGTAATGGAGTCAATAGAAATAGCTAAATCTTTAGGTGAGCGACCAGATATTTTGTGTACAGTCTTTGAAGGGAATTTTGAGGAAGTAGAAAAAATCTATGAAACTATCACTTTGAAAAATAAATTAGTTTTGATTCTTAATCCTGTTTTTGAGTATAACTCTGTGGATACATTGGGAAATTTGAATGCAGCTTATTTAAAAAAATTACTCCAATTCTCTAAGAAAAAATTAGTTTATCTCAATGAAGCCTTTATAGATTTGCGATTAGAAGGAGGAAATCATATTGAAAAACCGATTTGTAAGGCTGCTAGTTCGACGCTCGTTATTTCTCCAGAAAACAAACTCGTTTTGCCTTGTTACCATTTGGGAAAAGAAGAATTTGAAATCAATGACAATTTGTACGATTTATATCATTCTGACAAAATAAAAATGCTCATTTCAGAGGAGGGAAAACTACCTGAGTGTGAAGGCTGCACCATTAATTGTTATATGCAGCCTTCTTTTGCTGTGGAGATAAATCGTTTTTTTTGGAAAGCACTTCCTAGTACACTCAAATATAACTTTATGAAAGAAACTTGGAAGAATTTGATTTAGGTACTTTCTTTTTTCTCTTCTACTTCTTCGAATAACTGTTCTAGCATTTCGGTTGTAATAGGCTTTACAACATATTTATCTACAATAGAATAACTTTCAGCTTTTTCTATGTATTCTGGAACAATAGAAGAAGTTATAATATAAATAATTACTTTCTTCTCTACTGGCTCAATAAAATTTTCTATGATTTCATCTAAAAATTGCCATCCATCAATAACAGGCATATTCAAGTCTAAAAATATCACATTAGGAATATTTCGCCCAGAACGCAACCTCGGCTTGAGTGAATTGAGAGCTGCCTCTCCGTCCTTAAAAAACTCTATATAATTAGAAAAATCTACCATCTTCATTACCTTATCGGCAAGATAAGTATAAATAGGGTCATCATCTATTACACAAACATGATTAAATTTTGGCATTTAGTGTAGCTTTAATCGTCATTTTATTTATCTTTTTATCAAAAACCTAAACAAAA harbors:
- a CDS encoding methionine aminotransferase; this encodes MITTKLPKVGTTIFTVMSALAQKHNAINLSQGFPDFKVNENLVKEVTKAMNSNFNQYAPMAGFMPLREQIAQKTEKIYAISPNPDTEITVLSGASEGIFAAIAATVRENDEVIIFEPAYDLYVPAVELQGGVVRHVSLSAPSFRPDFEQLKRIISPKTRLIVFNTPHNPTGTTWTREDLKTLDSLLEGSNILVISDEVYEHLVFDNQKHQSVLSYPNLRKRSFAVFSFGKTFHATGWKVGYVIAPKELTAELRKIHQYITFSTVTPIQVALSEFLKEEENYIHLAQFYQEKRDYLCKLLAQTNFTFTPTQGTYFQLVDYSKISDQKDTDFAIWLTENIGVASIPISPFYQNSTNNSAKILRLCFAKNNETLEKAVEKLGKL
- a CDS encoding radical SAM protein — its product is MKLIPHPILCNYYLTYRCNATCSFCDIWEKPSPFVKVENVEKNLSDLKKLGVKVIDFTGGEPLLHPQLDTFLEIAKKKKFITTVTTNGIRYPKLAEKLKGKIDMLHFSLDAADRETHDKMRGVKCFDKVMESIEIAKSLGERPDILCTVFEGNFEEVEKIYETITLKNKLVLILNPVFEYNSVDTLGNLNAAYLKKLLQFSKKKLVYLNEAFIDLRLEGGNHIEKPICKAASSTLVISPENKLVLPCYHLGKEEFEINDNLYDLYHSDKIKMLISEEGKLPECEGCTINCYMQPSFAVEINRFFWKALPSTLKYNFMKETWKNLI
- a CDS encoding O-methyltransferase, giving the protein MDFLPPELLQDLENYALAHSQDELPVLKELDRQTHLRANKPRMLSGHLQGNFLQMISRLIQPKRILEIGTYTGYSAICLAQGLQENGVLHTIDNNVEQESITREFVEKAGLKDKVRLHLGNAADIIPTILIENEEWDMVFIDADKSNYGLYYDLVFDKVRKGGIIIADNVLWSGKVLKDDSELKKNDKDTRALIEYNKKNKIDNRTFSMLLPLRDGLMMAIKE
- a CDS encoding potassium transporter TrkG — its product is MKSVFFYYQYLRDSKSPQFNIMLGFLAYILLGWLLLSLPFLHKQDTGFLDNLFISASAVSTTGLVTISVFDSYNIGGQFVIMLLFQVGGIGYMSLTTYYLLSTTRKITPWHEKMVNASFALPKGFMIQDFIPSVIFFTIIMETFGAVCFMISFMNQGMEFGEALWSGIYHSVSAFCTAGFALFGDSFESMRDNVFINVVISILAITGSMGFIVVTDIWNRIRGKSDKITFTTKIIFYGFAILLSAGTLFFYFAEPLVMSLPWDKRLLASFFQAMTAMTTVGFNTIPLGSLAMPMIVLTVFLMYVGASPSGTAGGMKITTLTAMLSILWSRLRGDKRINFLNRTIPFERLYVATSTFILYTSIIFLATFLLSFTEVHSLDKIVFETASALGTVGVSMGITGDLSNAGKIIVICLMFVGRVGVLTFGFAVLARQNKEKTESIEDDLAI
- a CDS encoding response regulator, translated to MPKFNHVCVIDDDPIYTYLADKVMKMVDFSNYIEFFKDGEAALNSLKPRLRSGRNIPNVIFLDLNMPVIDGWQFLDEIIENFIEPVEKKVIIYIITSSIVPEYIEKAESYSIVDKYVVKPITTEMLEQLFEEVEEKKEST
- the recF gene encoding DNA replication and repair protein RecF (All proteins in this family for which functions are known are DNA-binding proteins that assist the filamentation of RecA onto DNA for the initiation of recombination or recombinational repair.); amino-acid sequence: MFIKSIHLTHFRNHEDTKSTFEEHINCLVGKNGSGKTNLLDGIYYLCIGRGAFSYTDTQHLQHGKTFFSLKGTFDKENRKNTVHCIVEKGKQKVIKLNNKPYPKISEHVGNFPCVLLAPNDTDLIREGSELRRNFFDTIISQIHKNYIQLLIKQKQILKQRNQLLKDADQQESFLKKDVLEIYNAQLLPIFSEIHRFRSDFIKEFMPIFSEIYAALADEKMTINYRSHLTEEEKSERSKKKVLSFEEVFKGNLLKDLILQRTEKGTHRDDYKFLLRKKTLKHYGSQGQQKSFVIALKLATFSIIYNQTQIKPILLLDDIFDKLDETRIKNLLKLLSKSDFGQVFVTDARPERTRKLLDSFGRPIAFFEVKDGSIVNDE